GCCTTTATGCCCTGCTCCCTGAAAAAATCCAGCAGGGCGGGCAGCCCGTTTTTCAGGCCCTCGCGGGTATCAATATCCACTTTCAAGGCGATCATGAGTTACCCCTGAAAAACCGGCGCGCCGCTGTCAGAACGGCGCGCCGGCGAAGAATTGCGGAAAACGGAACGCCGGTCAGAGAGCCTCGGCGTTGTCTTCCAGTTCCGCGTCGGGCGTGCGGCGGTACAGATCCAGATAGAAATCAACTGTCTTGCGGATCGCGGTTTCGAAATCCACCTGCGGCTCCCAGCCCAGGATCCGCTTGGCCTTGGCTACTGACGGCTTGCGCCGTTCCATGTCCTGATAATCCTTGCCGTAGAAATTCTCCTGGCTGACCATTTCGATGCGCGGGGCAGGCAGATTGGCCGGCTTGAGCGGATGCGCGTTGTAAACTTTCACCAGCGTTTCAGCCAGCTCCAGAATTGACTTGTCCGCGTCAGGATTGCCGAAATTGAAGATCTCGCCGTAATGATCTTTGCCCTGATGCCCGATGATTCGCACCAGCCCGTCCACCCCGTCCGACACATAGGTGAAACACCGCCGCTGGGAACCGCCGTTAACAATCTGGAGCGGCTTGCCGCGCAGGATATCCCACAAAAACTGGGTCAGCACCCGCGAAGAACCTTCCTTGGCGGCGTTAAGGCCGTCAAGCCCGGGGCCGATCCAGTTAAAAGGCCGGAAAATCGTAAAACGCAGGCCGGAATGCTGGCCGTAGGCCCAGATAACCCGGTCGAGCAGCTGTTTGGAAACGCTGTAGATCCACCGCTGGCTGTGGATGGGCCCGACGATAAGGTTGGACGTGTCTTCGTTGAATTCCGGGTCGGCGCACATGCCGTAAATCTCGGAAGTGGAGGGGAACACGATGTGTTTTTTATGCGCCACGCAATAGCGCACGATTTTGAGGTTTTCCTCGAAATCCAGATTGAAAACCCGCAACGGATCCTTCACATAAACCTTGGGAGTGGCTATAGCCACAAGCGGCAGCACGATGTCGCACTTCTTGACGTGATACTCGATCCATTCGCGGTGAATGGAAATGTCGCCCTCGGCGAAGTGAAACCGTTTCTCGCCCAGCATGGGCCTGACGCGGTCGTCGGCTATGTCCATTCCGTAAACTTCCCAGTCGGTTTTCTCCACAATAGCGCGGGTAAGATGATGTCCGATAAAACCGTTCACGCCTAAGATCAGTACCTTCATTTGGCTTCGCTCCTTGCGGTGATTAAATCGCCGGGCCTGAGATTGTATTTTGCTGCAAATTCCTGCGCCGGCAGTTCCGGCCCGTTTTCCCATTGTAGTATTTTTGGAACCAAAATGCCTTCGCCGCATCGCACGCTCGGCGGATTGACCGACAAAACCGAACCCGGAACCGCGCCGTCCGGCGCGGCGCAGTCAGCCGGCGGCTCCGTTTTCCAGATAAACAGTCTGCCCCGTTGCCCGCAGTCGCAAAACGCGCCGGGATAGGGATGCGCCACAGCGCGGACAAGATTGTGGATTTTCAGCGCGGGCCACGCCCAGTCAATCGCCCCGTCCTGCGGCGTGCGCCCGCCAAACACCGTAGCCTCGCTGTCGTCCTGCGGGGTTTCGGTGTGGCGGCCCGTTTTCATGGCGCGCAGCGGCCCCGCGATGAAACCCGGCAGGGCGGCGGCAAAACTGGCGTAGAGATCGCGCACGTCGTCCGCCGGCCCG
This DNA window, taken from Elusimicrobiaceae bacterium, encodes the following:
- a CDS encoding bifunctional UDP-4-keto-pentose/UDP-xylose synthase, producing the protein MKVLILGVNGFIGHHLTRAIVEKTDWEVYGMDIADDRVRPMLGEKRFHFAEGDISIHREWIEYHVKKCDIVLPLVAIATPKVYVKDPLRVFNLDFEENLKIVRYCVAHKKHIVFPSTSEIYGMCADPEFNEDTSNLIVGPIHSQRWIYSVSKQLLDRVIWAYGQHSGLRFTIFRPFNWIGPGLDGLNAAKEGSSRVLTQFLWDILRGKPLQIVNGGSQRRCFTYVSDGVDGLVRIIGHQGKDHYGEIFNFGNPDADKSILELAETLVKVYNAHPLKPANLPAPRIEMVSQENFYGKDYQDMERRKPSVAKAKRILGWEPQVDFETAIRKTVDFYLDLYRRTPDAELEDNAEAL
- a CDS encoding formyltransferase gives rise to the protein MRAIIFAYQELGYICLEEVLKARYEVAAVITHPDNPGEEIWFRSVAGLAREHDIPVYETDTFKRDDWHDRIAALKPDIMFSCMFRKMIHSDILALAPEGAYNLHPSYLPKYRGRCPANWALANGESYTGLTLHRMVRSADAGNIVSQVKVPIGPADDVRDLYASFAAALPGFIAGPLRAMKTGRHTETPQDDSEATVFGGRTPQDGAIDWAWPALKIHNLVRAVAHPYPGAFCDCGQRGRLFIWKTEPPADCAAPDGAVPGSVLSVNPPSVRCGEGILVPKILQWENGPELPAQEFAAKYNLRPGDLITARSEAK